The Serratia rhizosphaerae genome has a segment encoding these proteins:
- a CDS encoding amino acid permease produces the protein MEKKLGLLALTALVLSSMLGAGVFSLPQNMAEVASPAALLIGWGITGVGILFLAFAMLLLTRLRPDLDGGIFTYAKEGFGELVGFCSAWGYWLCAVIANVSYLVIVFAALSIFTDRSGAVIFGDGNTWQALVGESILLWVVHALVLRGVQTAASINLAATLAKLLPLGLFAVLAAIAFKMDVFTLDFTGVALGKPVWEQVKNTMLITLWVFIGVEGAVVVSARARNKKDVGLATMLAVVSALAVYLLVTLLALGVVPRSELAQMRNPSMAVMMVDLLGPWGDVIIAVGLIISVCGAYLSWTIMAAEVPLLAAQHGAFPKVFRRQNKNHAPSASLWLTNGAVQIALVLIWFTSSNYNSLLTIASEMILVPYFLVGAFLFKVALQRNDKRLIVAASGACLYGIWLLYASGLMHLLMSVLLYAPGLLVFIYARRGHDDVKLLNKLERSSILLLLLATVPAGWFMLQ, from the coding sequence TTGGAAAAAAAATTAGGTCTACTCGCATTAACCGCTCTGGTGCTCAGTTCCATGCTCGGCGCCGGCGTGTTCAGCCTGCCGCAAAATATGGCGGAAGTCGCCAGCCCGGCGGCCCTGCTGATCGGCTGGGGCATTACCGGCGTCGGCATTCTGTTCCTGGCCTTCGCCATGCTGCTGCTGACCCGGCTGCGTCCCGATCTGGATGGCGGTATCTTTACGTATGCCAAAGAAGGCTTCGGCGAGCTGGTCGGTTTCTGCTCCGCCTGGGGCTACTGGCTGTGCGCTGTGATCGCCAACGTCTCTTATCTGGTGATCGTCTTCGCTGCGCTGAGCATTTTCACCGACCGCAGCGGCGCGGTGATCTTCGGCGACGGCAACACTTGGCAGGCGCTGGTGGGGGAATCCATTCTGCTGTGGGTGGTGCACGCGCTGGTGCTGCGCGGCGTGCAGACCGCAGCCAGCATCAACCTGGCCGCCACACTGGCCAAGCTGCTGCCGCTCGGATTGTTTGCCGTGCTGGCAGCGATCGCCTTTAAGATGGACGTATTCACCCTCGACTTTACCGGCGTGGCGCTCGGCAAACCGGTATGGGAGCAGGTAAAAAACACCATGCTGATCACTCTTTGGGTGTTTATCGGCGTGGAAGGCGCGGTGGTGGTGTCGGCGCGCGCACGCAACAAGAAGGATGTCGGGCTGGCCACCATGCTGGCGGTGGTGTCCGCGTTGGCGGTATACCTGCTGGTAACGCTGTTGGCGCTCGGCGTGGTGCCGCGCAGCGAACTGGCGCAGATGCGTAACCCGTCCATGGCGGTGATGATGGTCGATCTGCTCGGCCCGTGGGGCGATGTGATTATCGCCGTCGGCCTGATTATCTCGGTATGCGGCGCCTACCTGAGCTGGACCATTATGGCGGCCGAAGTGCCGCTGCTGGCCGCGCAGCACGGCGCCTTCCCGAAGGTGTTCCGCCGGCAGAATAAAAACCATGCCCCGTCCGCCTCGCTGTGGCTGACCAACGGCGCGGTGCAGATTGCGCTGGTGCTGATCTGGTTTACCAGCAGCAACTACAACTCACTGCTGACCATCGCGTCGGAAATGATTCTGGTGCCCTATTTCCTAGTCGGCGCCTTCCTGTTCAAAGTGGCGCTGCAACGCAATGACAAGCGCCTGATCGTGGCGGCAAGCGGCGCCTGCCTGTACGGCATCTGGCTGTTGTATGCCTCAGGGTTGATGCATCTGTTGATGTCGGTGCTGCTGTACGCGCCGGGGCTGCTGGTGTTTATCTATGCCCGTCGCGGCCATGATGACGTGAAATTGCTGAACAAGCTGGAAAGAAGCAGCATTCTGCTGCTGCTGTTGGCCACCGTGCCGGCCGGCTGGTTTATGCTGCAGTAA
- the pntA gene encoding Re/Si-specific NAD(P)(+) transhydrogenase subunit alpha, whose translation MRIGVPKERLANEARVAATPKTVEQLLKLGFSVAIEHDAGKLASFEDVAYQQAGATVAGTEEVWQSDLILKVNAPQEEEIALMREGSTLVSFIWPAQNPELMEKLAARRITTLAMDSVPRISRAQSMDALSSMANIAGYRAIVEAAHEFGRFFTGQITAAGKVPPAKVMIIGAGVAGLAAIGAAGSLGAIVRAFDTRPEVKEQVQSMGAEFLELDFEEEAGSGDGYAKVMSEAFIKAEMALFAAQAEEVDIIVTTALIPGKPAPKLITKEMIASMKPGSVVVDLAAQTGGNCELTVADRITTSDNGVKIIGYTDLPSRLPTQSSQLYGTNLVNLLKLLAKEKNGELDIDFEDSVIRGVTVVRDGDITWPAPPIQVSAQPKPQAQTVEPLAKEEKKPLSPWLKYGLMALAVVLFGWLADAAPKEFLSHFTVFALACVVGYYVVWNVSHALHTPLMSVTNAISGIIVVGALLQIGHGGWVSFLSFIAVLIASINIFGGFTVTQRMLKMFRK comes from the coding sequence ATGCGTATTGGTGTACCTAAAGAACGGTTGGCCAATGAAGCGCGTGTCGCAGCTACGCCGAAAACGGTGGAGCAACTGCTGAAACTGGGTTTCAGCGTCGCTATTGAGCACGACGCGGGCAAACTGGCAAGCTTTGAAGATGTCGCTTATCAACAGGCGGGCGCGACGGTGGCCGGCACCGAAGAGGTGTGGCAGTCGGATCTGATCCTGAAGGTCAACGCACCGCAGGAAGAGGAGATCGCCCTGATGCGCGAGGGGAGCACGCTGGTCAGCTTTATTTGGCCGGCGCAGAACCCTGAGCTGATGGAAAAACTGGCGGCACGGCGTATTACCACGCTGGCGATGGATTCTGTGCCGCGTATTTCGCGCGCGCAGTCGATGGATGCGCTGAGCTCGATGGCCAATATCGCCGGCTATCGCGCCATCGTAGAGGCCGCGCACGAATTTGGCCGCTTCTTCACCGGGCAGATCACCGCTGCCGGTAAAGTGCCGCCGGCAAAAGTGATGATTATCGGCGCTGGCGTCGCCGGTCTGGCGGCCATCGGTGCTGCCGGCAGCCTGGGGGCGATCGTCCGCGCCTTTGACACCCGCCCGGAAGTGAAGGAGCAGGTGCAGAGCATGGGCGCGGAATTCCTGGAGCTGGACTTCGAGGAAGAAGCGGGCAGCGGCGACGGCTATGCCAAAGTGATGTCCGAAGCCTTTATCAAGGCGGAGATGGCGCTGTTCGCCGCACAGGCGGAAGAGGTGGACATTATCGTCACCACTGCGCTGATTCCGGGTAAACCGGCGCCGAAGCTGATAACCAAAGAGATGATCGCCAGCATGAAGCCGGGCAGCGTGGTCGTCGATCTGGCGGCGCAAACCGGCGGCAACTGCGAACTGACCGTCGCCGATCGCATCACCACCAGCGACAACGGGGTGAAAATCATCGGCTATACCGATCTGCCGAGCCGCCTGCCGACTCAGTCCTCCCAGCTGTACGGCACTAACCTGGTCAACCTGCTGAAGCTGCTGGCGAAGGAGAAAAACGGCGAGCTGGATATCGACTTTGAAGACAGCGTGATCCGCGGCGTGACGGTGGTGCGCGACGGTGATATCACCTGGCCGGCGCCGCCGATCCAGGTTTCCGCCCAGCCGAAACCACAGGCGCAGACCGTGGAACCGCTGGCCAAAGAGGAGAAAAAACCGCTTTCGCCATGGCTGAAGTATGGCCTGATGGCGCTGGCCGTGGTGCTGTTCGGCTGGCTGGCTGACGCCGCGCCGAAAGAGTTCCTGTCGCACTTCACCGTGTTTGCGCTGGCCTGCGTGGTCGGCTACTACGTGGTGTGGAACGTCAGCCACGCGCTGCATACGCCGTTGATGTCGGTCACCAATGCGATTTCAGGCATTATCGTGGTTGGTGCCCTGTTGCAGATTGGCCACGGCGGCTGGGTGAGTTTCCTCTCCTTTATCGCCGTGCTGATTGCCAGCATCAATATTTTTGGCGGATTCACCGTCACTCAGCGCATGCTGAAGATGTTCCGTAAATAA
- the ydgH gene encoding DUF1471 family protein YdgH, whose product MKLKNTIIASALLSLTALSAHAAQELTPEKAAAIKPFDRITITGRFNAINEAATAVSRRADKLGADAFYIQDINNSNNGGNWRVTADIYHSDAPEVEKSNYRVFNGVKELPKDQAYQLEPYDTVSVSGFFRSQPDVNDAISKQAKKKGADSFFIVRQVDANKGGNQYVTAYVYKADAPKRIVQSPNAIPADSEAGKAALAAGGAAAAKVEIPGVASSGSPSREVGRFFETQSSTGKRYTVTLADGTKIQEVNNVTAAQMQPFDSVTFTGHFNSMTDVSTEVAKRAAAKGAKYYHVTRQWQNKSGGNLTVSADLFK is encoded by the coding sequence ATGAAGCTGAAGAACACGATCATCGCATCAGCCTTGTTATCACTTACCGCGCTGTCCGCTCATGCTGCGCAAGAGTTAACGCCTGAGAAAGCGGCGGCTATCAAGCCGTTTGATCGCATCACCATCACCGGCCGTTTCAACGCCATCAACGAAGCCGCCACCGCCGTCTCTCGCCGCGCCGATAAACTGGGCGCAGACGCTTTCTATATTCAAGACATTAATAATAGTAACAACGGCGGTAACTGGCGCGTAACGGCGGACATCTACCACAGCGATGCGCCGGAAGTCGAGAAGAGCAACTACCGCGTATTCAACGGCGTGAAAGAGCTGCCGAAAGACCAGGCTTACCAGTTAGAGCCGTATGACACCGTCAGCGTCAGCGGTTTCTTCCGCAGCCAGCCGGACGTCAACGACGCCATCTCCAAGCAGGCAAAGAAAAAAGGCGCCGATTCCTTCTTTATCGTCCGTCAGGTTGACGCTAACAAGGGCGGCAACCAATACGTCACCGCTTACGTCTATAAAGCCGATGCGCCAAAACGCATCGTGCAGAGCCCGAACGCGATCCCGGCCGACTCCGAAGCCGGTAAAGCCGCGCTGGCCGCCGGCGGCGCCGCCGCGGCGAAGGTAGAGATCCCGGGCGTTGCCTCTTCCGGCTCACCAAGCCGTGAAGTCGGTCGCTTCTTCGAAACGCAGTCGTCAACCGGTAAGCGTTACACCGTCACCCTGGCCGACGGCACCAAAATCCAGGAAGTAAACAATGTGACCGCCGCGCAAATGCAGCCGTTTGACTCCGTGACCTTTACCGGCCACTTCAACAGCATGACCGACGTCTCCACCGAAGTGGCGAAGCGTGCGGCCGCTAAAGGCGCCAAGTACTATCACGTCACCCGCCAGTGGCAGAACAAGAGCGGTGGCAACCTGACCGTCAGCGCCGATCTGTTCAAATAA